The Chitinivorax sp. PXF-14 genome has a window encoding:
- a CDS encoding thioredoxin family protein: MVALTTPICDFGLPAPDFELPGTDGKRYRLAEVSGPNGLLVMFICNHCPFVKAIVERLVVDARSLQAAGIGVVAISANDARAYPEDGPEQMAGFARAHGFGFPYLYDEGQDVARAYGAVCTPDFFGYNAQGQLQYRGRFDSTGRQAPPPPDNRHELLDAMQQIASTGQGPQQQIPSIGCSIKWREDA, from the coding sequence TGACCACCCCGATTTGCGACTTTGGCCTGCCCGCGCCCGATTTCGAGCTGCCCGGCACCGACGGCAAGCGTTATCGCCTGGCCGAGGTGAGCGGCCCGAACGGCCTGCTGGTCATGTTCATCTGCAATCACTGCCCCTTCGTCAAGGCCATCGTCGAGCGGCTGGTAGTGGACGCGCGCAGCCTGCAGGCCGCCGGCATCGGCGTGGTCGCCATCTCGGCGAACGATGCCCGCGCCTACCCCGAGGATGGCCCCGAGCAGATGGCCGGGTTTGCACGCGCGCACGGCTTCGGCTTTCCCTATCTCTACGACGAGGGGCAGGATGTCGCCCGTGCCTACGGTGCGGTGTGCACGCCGGATTTCTTCGGCTACAACGCGCAGGGCCAATTACAGTATCGCGGCCGTTTCGACAGCACCGGGCGCCAGGCGCCCCCGCCGCCGGACAATCGTCACGAGCTGCTGGACGCCATGCAACAGATCGCGAGCACCGGCCAGGGCCCGCAACAGCAAATCCCGAGCATCGGCTGCTCGATCAAATGGAGAGAAGATGCCTGA